The genomic DNA TGCGTGGACAGGACCGCGGCCGGTCGTCCTGGCGTGCCACGGCGGCGGGATGGTGACCGGGGATGCGTTCTCGGGCAGCCCCGGATTGGCGCGGTGGGTCGCACAACTCGGCATCGTCGCGATCTCGCCGGATTACCGGCTCTCCCCGGAGAATCCCTACCCCGCGGCGCTCGATGACGCCATGACCGTGCTGGCGTGGCTGCACGACCAGGCCGGGCCGCTGGGGATCGACCCCGCGCGGCTCGGCGTCTTCGGGATCAGCGCGGGGGCCTGCCTCGCGGCCGCGGCGTCGTTGCGGGCCCGTGACGAGGGCGTGCCTGGGCCTGCGTTCCAGATCCTGCAGGACGCGATGCTGGATGACCGTGCGCACCGGCCGTCGGCGTACGAGCACCCCGAAGGCGGGGCCTGGGACCGGGCCAGCAACACCACCGCCTGGCACGCTTACCTAGGCGAGGCGGCCGGCGGGGCGGAGGTCAGCGTGTACGCCGCTCCGGGCCGGGCCGCCGACGACCACGAGCTGTTGGCGGGGCTACCCCCC from Austwickia sp. includes the following:
- a CDS encoding alpha/beta hydrolase, producing MTYGASEQGPARRGERSRRHPPYDPELAPLVGAGAVDGHPLRAEDVWRLRALNAMWRPSEDDLSQGGAVCAEQRVVPGRGEAPSIPVLILWPTAAWTGPRPVVLACHGGGMVTGDAFSGSPGLARWVAQLGIVAISPDYRLSPENPYPAALDDAMTVLAWLHDQAGPLGIDPARLGVFGISAGACLAAAASLRARDEGVPGPAFQILQDAMLDDRAHRPSAYEHPEGGAWDRASNTTAWHAYLGEAAGGAEVSVYAAPGRAADDHELLAGLPPTYLDVGSADLFRDDVMAYGSALLQAGVPTELHVWPGGWHGFAEMAADTRLGRLANETRTSYLARAIGR